The Zeugodacus cucurbitae isolate PBARC_wt_2022May chromosome 4, idZeuCucr1.2, whole genome shotgun sequence genome includes the window ctacaataaattttatatttgcacGGAATGTTTCGCAtgggtaaaaattgagatattctgataaaatatggtCTAATAATTTGACAATCTGAGTACAGACAAATTGTCGAcctttggaaaaaattaagagaaTATTAAGTGACGAGCTAAGTCTCAAATTAAGATTCAGAACTAAAACTTGTCAGAGAAGATCATTGTATAAGAAGCATCTCCCAAACTACTAAAACCGAAAGAGCTAGACTTAATGCGGACATTTGGGTTTATCATTTTATGAGACAgtttaaaatgtattcaatCAGCGGTCCTCCTTATCGtatgtaaaaaattactttaagttGGACAACTGTGAAACAAAAAAGGTGAAAAGCAGAAGTGTTAATTAGAATAAGAATTGAACAGTAATCGTTACACGTGTCTTCCAAATAACTCAACCAATCAACATATGTGAACCAAATTTATATCTATGCTATACTTCAATATTGTTCTTTCTATATAACACCATTTTATTATCCTTGAGATcagttcactttacaatacatatatcaatcaatactactattataaagagtaaagatttgtatgtatgtttgtattgaatgaaCTCGAGAACTTCTGTGccgatttaaaaaatacattcaccctgaataacataggctatatttattgctagaatctaaactttctggaaatagttcccagggggtatcaaaaagaccccgtgatggagaatcttaatctgaaactgaaagtcattctcttcgcaatcgcgtgccagggagtcgagtaacgaacgctcgcagctgcttgctgaacaatatttcaaaacctgccaagtacgcgcttgagagtcaagtacggagcgtatgcagcggcttgaagaacaaaatattgtaaatatacaagctcgGATTAGGCCGTctaactctgagcgttcccaacactttcataatcagagagaaagacaacggacacgaaagactagaggtcgtaatcaagttttagctcattgcaaataatatataatttcatgttcgaattttcctcattttactttttttttaaacgaacccacgcaagaaacggcgaagtacatacatatatatgcgagagtgtgtataagtatgtaacttataacttttaaaatgtttgtttaagcccgtgcgaagccgaaGAGATCTGTTAGTAATCAATATAGATAGAACTTAGCTCGAAAAAGATATTTATTTCTACAAACAGTCGAAGCTCTTAGATATACTGTAGTTTCGAcagaaaatggttgaaatccaTCCAAAAATTACCCAAGCGCCCAAATCCGCCAAAAGGTCGCTCAATGTGTGAATTACCTTAATAAATTGGGTGCAGAAATTGTCTTGAGCATACCACGTTTTAATATAGAAGATTAACGAAATCAATCCAGATCTTCTTCTAGCCCCAATATACCCAATATTGGGATCGaccatctatatacatacatgacgTTCTTGTTTTCTTTCGGATTTACTTTCACGTAATTTCGGATGGTAGTCACGTAAGGAAACAACTCAGTCACGAAAGAGTAACATTCCCAGTCTCTTTTGATTTAAAACGTAACTAATGACTTAAATATAaacgaatatatacatatatatatatatatatatacatatgtgcatatggaAGTAGTGCGAACATATGCAAGTGAAAGTGTCTAATAAATCTCTTACGCCTACGGATACATGCTTCTGCCTTTGAGAACTTAGTAATTacatgcaaaatataaataatttagctTCACGACGTGTCCTTGACTTTAATTTTGatctaaaaattgtttaatgagGCGTTTGCATATTCCTAAGGCGGCACCCATCGAATGCGTGAGGATTAATTTGCAAAGTTGCTCGTATAAAAGCGCAACGGAACTTTGCAAATAACATCAGTTCCTTTGCACAGCTCCAACAGAACGTTGAGTGGAAATAAAGAGTTCATTTTCAACTTAAACACATTCCACCAAATAAATTAGCCATCGTCATGATTTCGAGTTCGATGAAAATCTTCGCTTTCCTAACGGTCCTCGTAGTCAGCGTGCAACACATTTCGGGGCAACAGGCGGTTTGTGGCCCTGCCATAGATGCCACGCTCAGTGTTTTGTGCGAAAACGGCTTTAACACGAAGTTCAAGAAATCACGTGAGTACCCCCCATTTTCATATGGCTCATAATAACGGACTAATGTTTCAAATTTATCGAATTGTAGTGGAATGGGATGACATAGGCAACGCTGAGTCCGAAGAACTGTCGCCCTTTGGCAGGATGAACTTTCCCTTCTTAGCCAAGATTCACGGTGGCCAGGTCGATACGGTGGCCAAAACCCGTCGTCGTCGTGATGGTGTGTACGACGAATGCTGCCGCAAGTCCTGCTCCTACGGCGAATTGCTCTCTTACTGCAAATAGACTAAGTCATCGCTGAAAACTTGTAACATTAAATGAATTTGTTAAAGGCCTTTCAGGCAGCCTCTTAAGTAGTCAATTGGCAATTTCTCTCCTACACCTAACCAAGTAGACAAATTGCCATTAGACTGAACTTAGAGGCGTTCTGAAACGCATGTGCAAATTccgatatatacatacttatgaattatgaatatcCTAAGGAAAAGctgaataaaatttaagaacTGGAAATTTGTTCATCACTAATTTTAACCAAGAAATCTTTATAATTCCTCACAAActtgatatatttaaatatttaaattggagTAGCACATCTCAAAATGCTTTAAAAGTTAAAGTGTGCGTTCTTccaatacaaaaatgtatactttatgacgagtggagttggaGACTTTTCTTGTACACCTGCACTCATTTGCATATGAACATGTAAATGGGGATTTCCTAGTTGTTCTCAAAAACTGATCATCATATCACCGTTATCGTTGGCGTTAATCACATGTGCGCTCATAAATATGCAACAATTCGATGAAGCTGAGCATATGCTCTCGTATTGGGTTAAATTAACATAATGCCAAGCCGTGTGTGGCGACACAGCAGCGCCAGGACATTCTCATGTAAAGTTGCCGCTATAAAAGCGCACTCCAAATCCCAAATGTCATCAGTTCGCTTTCGTAGCTTCAAGTGAAGAAACACATCTAGTTCAAATCTATTAAAACCGCAACAATGACTTTGCTGAAGATCTGCGCTGTGTTGCTTGTCCTATCGGTGACCTTACCGCAGAGCAATGGCAGGACCGTTTGTGGACCCGCTCTGGATGCTGTGCTCAGTACTATTTGTGTGCACGGCTTCAACACCAAATTCAAGAAATCAAGTGAGTACAAGACCCATTTTGAAGGGGACATTTTACAGAGATATTTCAGCGATGATTTTCGTGATTAATAAATCGACCGACTTTCAGTGGAATGGGATGACCTGGGTAGCAATGCTGTGGAAGATGAGCTAGCTTTTCCTTATGCCAAATTTCCGTTCCTATCCGAGCTTCACGGCGGTCACATGAATACGTTGGCGAAGACGCGCCGCCACCGCGACACGGTCGTTACCGGCGTTTACGACGAATGCTGCAACAAAGGCTGCACCTACAACGAAATTCTCTCCTACTGCAATCGGTTTGAGGTGAACTAAATGGCTCAGCGATTTAGTTGAATTGATGATTTGTATGGCTTTTGCAAGGTTCTATCATAAGGCTCGCTTTTGTAAGAAGATTGTTACAATTTATTCGGATTTCtgttaataaaacattttactgcATAACAAAAACATGTGGTCTGAGTGTTAATGGGGGTACACGATATGGAAATTGTGGAAGCATTCAGGGTTTCAGACGGGCAACATATTCGTAATATTCAACGGGTACATTTCCGTATTGGCTGAAGTGTTAACGGCACTAGATTGAAGCAGAGTGCCTTTGACTGGAAAGGTTACTAAAAGAGCAcagaaattgaatttaattccaTTTGGAAGTGTTTTGGTGTGTGTAATCACTTCTGCTTGTAAGACTATTCCCAATGACAACCCTGGTAGGATTTCTCGACATGACTGTTTCACTATCAGAACATAAGACCGGTTTTCATTTTAAAGTTCTGCTCCTTCCTCAGAAACCCAGTAAACGGTGCTAAGGCTGCAAACAAGAAACTCTTTATAAGCTTACAAGGCTCTTTCGTTAAAACAAAACTCTTCTATCGTACAAGGCGCAGAGCAAGCAATTTGTATCAATAAATGCAAACCAAAATTACATTCCCCTAAAGACGGCAAAAAATCACTTACTTTGTTATGCATATTGTGCTTCATAATAGTGGCGAGGGCTACAAGTTTTCTCATTTGGCTTGCTGTGCTTCACACTACTTTTATTCATTTACCTAGCATTTTGCCGTCTCTATGGCTGTATTCATAAGGACTACCAATAAGTGCTTCAAATTCCGTTGGCAATGGCAACGGCAGCTGATATTCGTACCACAAGTACCGCTATTCCTGCAAAATTTCATTCTAAGTGTTGTAATTGACGTTGGCAATGCTGCAGTCAGTTTGCCAAATTTCGCTTGCCATCTGACACATTTAACTATGACACCGCCAGCAACAACATTGCCGCCGCTTGTTCGCAGGTTTTTGCTCGGCTTGTCTTGCGCTCTGCTTTTCGCTTCAACAAAACAACTTCCTGTCTACGATGCGCTTCTTACAGATGACAGAGATTAATATTGTACTTATTGGCTATTTTTCGTATTCCCTCCTCTCCTGTCGCCAGCTTCTGCTAGTGCGAGAGTTTGTCATATTACTTGCACCTTGTCGCACGCTGACGTCTccctttttaacattttttcgaGCACTTGACAGCCAGCTCACTGCGTTTGTCCGATGTCAGCTCAGCAATTTCTACAAAATGTGTGTTGAAAGGCTAGAATTCAATGTTGACAGTTGAGATTTTCGCTCATTGTTGGACATATAATTTGTGCCAGTAAGCGGTTCAATGGCTCTCCCTATCCTAGTTGTATTTGTTTGGATATAATTTGGAATTTCAACCTATTAAGTTGTTTTAAATTACAACTAgatttaattttggaaaatgttCTAAAACAAACTCAGCCTATACGGGTTTTCTGGGTTCATAAGCCTCCAGAATCAATATATTCCTTTGTTTTTGTCGAATTAAAATTAACTGAGATGATGAAACCCGTCAATAAATCCCAACTGTCTTAGAAAATCTCtctttgtaaataaatacaaacgctGTAGGTTGATATTGTTATAGAGTGATTGTTTagcatttatgcttttattggaACCGATCCGAACttgtagtatatataaatataaataaatcgaacAGGTAACCTAGTGTCTTGCCTTAAATATAATCTGAAAAATTAAACTAGTGCTTATCTTAGAATGCGTTAATATAAATGGGCTCTACTTCATATTATAACACCTGTACTACATAGATGTAAAGTAAATCGATTAATTAGAATAATTTTAGAGCACAAAACTTAGTTTAACGATACTTATTTAGATCACTTTAAGCACCACTAACATTTCGTAATTTATTACTTGCAGATAATATCTTCCTgggtttaatatataatttaatatgtatttatcacTTTAATTATTTGGAGAATATAATTATAGTTAAATATAACGGAATGCATCtattatatttaagtataaataaCTTTGCTTCGTGAAAACTGAATTGTAGTTCTCTTATTTACACAAgtattttcaacatatttaaAACTATGATAAACTTCTACTTTGGGTCTCAGCTGACTGGTATGAATAGCTGTTCAGACTAGACCCGAGCAATATCTGGCAATGTCGGAGTAGGCGCAGCCAAAGTTGCAGCATTCGTCGGCTATGCCAGTGCTGCGGGTCGCTTGCCGCCGCAAGCGCTTCCCAGTGATTCGATGTTTTCGACGCCAGCGGGCCTCCTCTTTCAGCATTTGCTTTAGACTGGGACGACGCTTACCTTTCCCAAGTGCTGTCGATGCTTCCCGTTCGAATTGTTTCTTGAACTGTAGTGGTAACAGGAACAGATCGGCGTGCCTGCGACTACGTAGACGACGTAATGAGCCATCTGTTTGTACAGAGAGCAATAACACAATTAGCGAGGTTCGGATTAAAGGctgattttaaaattacagtGCGGTGATATCTAAACGACTTACCCAGGTCCTTTTTATTGAAGCCATTCTTGCAGACGCTGAATAGCATAAGGTCCAGAGCGTTGCCACAAAGCACCTTCGGAGGTTTTTCCGCTTCACAAACTTGTACCAACAACATTAAAGACGACAAAATTAGAAGTCCCCATAGTAACTGTCGCAAGGGAACACTCAATTTAGAGAAAGCTGGTGCCATATCAGCCGTTTGTGATCTTTCCACATCTCGCTCGAACTGACTAAGTACGGACTTTACAGTGCCACCGTTTGTTTGAAACTGAGCTATGAGAGCGACTTCCACTATTTAGTTCGTGTGAATATATGTAGGTTTGCAGCGTCCATGCGTAGATACATGAAGAGAGTTGACTGAGGACTGTTGACTGCCGCGAGTGAGAACGGGACCGCGTATACGGGCATGTGTGTGCAACAAACAGTTGTTCTACTGACGTTTCATGTATCAGGTAGAATAGTTGTACGAATGAGTGCCTGCTACAAGGCGATGCATAGACATATGTGGCTTACGGtatatattaatgcatatagaCCTATTTACCTCTCGAACCGCTATGTACTTGCAAGTACATTTGTTGCTTTGTATGGATGATGTTTACTGTAAATTGTACCTGATCACCTAGAGGTATGAGTATAAACACAAGCAACTCATTAGGATGAGAGATGTACTTACAATCACGTTTTATATATAACAGAAATTTCGTATACAAAAGtcgaacaaaataatattactgCGTTTCACAACTCTTTTGgacaacatattttttactcaaatgATTAACTCTGAACTCATACAATTATAAATGCAGACATCTCAGtacacacttatatatgtatatatacttgttTCTATATATAGGATCGTGTGCTGGGAACAAAGCGATTGATAACactttgtaaaatatgtttgtttatttgcatttgggaATTATAATGACCATCTATCACCACACCAttgaaatagcaacaacagtcaGCTGAGTACTCAGCTGCGATAAGTAACTAAACGCCCCGTACAGCATATGGGTATTTCCTAGGCATTCTGCTGTGCTAATACAGGGTGAATGATTCAGAAACCTTACTCATGGggaacaataatatatatttatgtaattaataGTTTTTTAGAACCGAGAGTCCAAACAAATATCATAAACCAATTTCGTTTTGTAAAAGCAGCTGACAAGAACTCATGAACACAACTAGTCTACTGCAGaccaaaaataaatcaaaagtaaTTTGTAAACTCAATATTCCAAAATAATTCTGTATATTCACATTCTTCAGATTTTCACAGAACATATATCATATATCTACCATGGTTAGGTCTAAACATTAGCCGCTGTATGTACAAAGACATTATAGTCTTTGACTCAAAGAATGAAAAAAGACTTCGCATTATGTCAAAATATTCGATGATGTTGGAGAAAAAAGAATCGGTTTCTGTTATTTAGCGTCTGTGTAAGAAAATTAGGTCGAGATTTTTCTCCACGCTCAACGACATACCGATTGCCGCCTAACTATATCAGAGACGGTACTAAAGTCGGTATAATTCTTTCGGTTTTTTAGTCGTAGGAACATTTCGCCTCTAATGGCTCACCCTGTAATAAATAGATGCAGTATCGGATAGTCACCGGAAACTTAACGTTTCGCCACTATTTTAAGGGCACATCAAAACAAAAGAACCATATGCACACTCGTACACAGCTCGGCCTCAGCCGCTAAAAATATCAGTTCAGAAAAACGCGCGTGCATAAAAGATTGTTTTCAAACAGATTACATTGTGCCATTGTTGTTTTGGTGTTTAGGTCaaagaaaaagcaacaacatacaATAATTCCCTAAGGCATTCTGAgtgtttattgtttgttgtttttaactaTTAGTGAGGAAAGAGCGTGTACCGAGATAGCATGCATCTAAAAATAAACACGAGGCCTAAATTTGGATACAACTGCAGTTTTATACCCACAGACTTCTCAAAGTACTTTTGAGGATGACTCCTTCCAACAAAGTCAATCTACTCCAGATCGCAGTGTTTGCTTGCTATATATCTAAGGTCTTGAAGAAAGTGATGACTTTGTTACAGGCATTGCTTGCTTTCCTAGACATAAATTCTTTGTCTTTGTAAAACTAGCATTGAAATTTGAACTTCCGAACTCTTGTGTGGACAGTGGCGCCCTTACTTATCAATGCATGTATGTCTGAGTGCGCGTGTCCAAGTAATTAGCTCATACTCCCGTcttagaagtaaaaaaaaagtataaattaagGGCCCACTGCTCGCTTCTGAAAGACTTCAGAAGACTACCAGCAAAGAGTGCGACCCTGCTAAAGAATTGTCAGTTAAGTCGCACATCATCACGGAAGAATAGTTCTTGCGAATAGGATGTTGAAGAGTATCCGATCGGTGCTGATTTATCTTATATGAACATCGGAATATCATATTATCTGTACTCGGGTAATGGTAATGTACCTTTATGCTATTGTAAATGCTTTATATGGTTGTGGTCGTGATAAAGACTGTACTGACTGTGTCTTTCAAAGAGCTCAAGATTGTTTTCACCAAGGTGCGGATGACAGGCTAAACAAGAATAAAACGGTTTACCATGTTGAAAAtactttgtttaaaaaaatatatatttttgcggaGAACATGTTTTCGTCAAGAGTCAAGGCATGTTGGTTTGAGTTCATAAAGCGCAAAACAATAAATCAAACATTTCAACTCGGTATTTGCCAGTGGCCTTAATAATTCATATTGTTGCTATTTCTGCCCCGTATTTGCTGGGAACGAGTTTAAATACAAAGTAcacaacacactcacacacacacacacccatttcGTTATCATCGCTGGTTCAATACATCGcattttgaattgatttataAGAGTGCGgttgtggtgttgttgttgcctcaaGTTGTTCTACACATTTTGTGTATTGACAGAGaaacacaatacaatacaaCACAATAATAAATTCGCTTCCATCATCGCCCCAATTGGTCCTCGACTAGCTCGTTCATGTAAATAAatcttgtattatattttttgttttggcttttgtttttgtaagcaATTGAGGAGTGAGCAAACAGTGGCAACAAACAAACagccaaacaaacaacaaaatcccGAAGAGGcatcataataataacaacgcTGATAGCGGCCATTGGCGTGTCCCAATCGACTGACTTCACtttcaatatttacacacaaacaaacgctTGTCACTTATCGGCGCAGAACGCTGGCGGCGGCTTCAGCCTGGCAGACAATCCGTCGGCCGCGTCTCGCTGCCTCGTTGAGAAGCGCTCAACTACTAAATTTGCTGTTTAACTGCGATCATTAATGAAGACATTCAAATAATTGTTGTATATTAATAAAGCCCAATtgtcgttgttgctgctgttattaTACGTGTGCACCTATTGAATTAGTACAAGCGGCGATGTTTAAGCACTTTTCCCtccaaatgtgtgtgtgtgtgcgtccatGTTGGCGACGAAATGTGGAAAGAAAAAGCAAATTGATAGCATTTAAAGATAAAAGGATAGACGACACacagtttgtatgtatatatgtatgtgtgtaacagTTATTAATGGGCGTAGGTTAAATGgtgcaaaattaagtaaaattgatTGAAATCCATGTGCTGCCAAGCATGCAGGACTGGGAATGGGAAGGATTACGATGAATAATATTGGGAAAATGGCATAAATGAGTAGAAAGACGACAAAAGGAAGAAAGAGAACATGCAAGTAAACCAAAAGAAATATTAGAAGAATTTTAAATTGGCAGTTTAATTTCAAGACGAGATCTTTCACTACATCCCAATTTGAGTGGAAAGGCGTGTTAGCTAACGCGATTTCTTCCGGCAGCCATACGTTGGCTCCCTGCAATTAGCATATTTCCTTTGTAAAGAGATTCGAATAAAATGGTATGACAAACCCTTTCAAGGTATACAAATGACCAAAACACAAAACCATCAAACTGCAATTGATTTTCCATGCATTTGTTCTCTGTAGTCTTCGAGAGTCATGCAGTGGGCGTAAATACTCAAGCTGCCAATTACCTTCTTGCCTTGGCTGCCgaccaaatttcaattttcgtaGAATTTTTTGCCAAGTTCATGGTGTGATCCTTACAAACTCAACCGGATTGAAAAAGAATAATTACTGTGATAGGAGTCCAGTAAGAACACAGCACTTTCGCCAGCCACCAATTGGAATTACAGTGTCGTAAATTACAGCCTGCGCGACAACATGAACTTTTCTTCTTCTAAagcttaaagaaaaataaaatgtacatgGATAGATGATATCTAAAGAGTCGTTGCAGTGGTGGAGGGAAGACAGTGTTCAGTTTCTGAATTTGTGTTTaaaatgcactgttttgaaatttcaatatatttttgactCATTTATCGAAATTCAATCTTCCAAACGTTTCGAACGGACCATCCACTCTCCCTTTATTTGTGAACTATCGAAGCCGATAAGAAAATGATGAGTTCATTTTAAGAGTGTCTACAGCTTACTAATGTGATGAAATCCCGAGACCGAAAAATGCCCGGGCTTTTCCTCCGTCGTAAGATCAAACTGTTAGTGGCAAATATGCACTCGGTGCAAAATTATTCACGTCTAAATGGAGGCAAACTATAAAGTTATATGAATCAGCCAGTCCCGGCAACTTATTCATATTCGTATTTGATTTCCCTTCTTTCGCATTCGCCCTAACGAACGCCATTTTTGCATACATTTGATGGAGATGAGCGCTCATGTGTGCTTACATGTAGCCTTTATAACTGTACCAGGATATGTACCATAAGTTCCGAAGAACGCgtttgaaagcaacaaaaagctCCTAACCCATAATCTTGTGCTCGTGGTCTTCGTCGCTGGGACTTGAGTTAA containing:
- the LOC105212946 gene encoding probable insulin-like peptide 4 — translated: MAPAFSKLSVPLRQLLWGLLILSSLMLLVQVCEAEKPPKVLCGNALDLMLFSVCKNGFNKKDLDGSLRRLRSRRHADLFLLPLQFKKQFEREASTALGKGKRRPSLKQMLKEEARWRRKHRITGKRLRRQATRSTGIADECCNFGCAYSDIARYCSGLV
- the LOC105212948 gene encoding LIRP; translation: MISSSMKIFAFLTVLVVSVQHISGQQAVCGPAIDATLSVLCENGFNTKFKKSLEWDDIGNAESEELSPFGRMNFPFLAKIHGGQVDTVAKTRRRRDGVYDECCRKSCSYGELLSYCK
- the LOC105212947 gene encoding probable insulin-like peptide 1, which encodes MTLLKICAVLLVLSVTLPQSNGRTVCGPALDAVLSTICVHGFNTKFKKSMEWDDLGSNAVEDELAFPYAKFPFLSELHGGHMNTLAKTRRHRDTVVTGVYDECCNKGCTYNEILSYCNRFEVN